In Persicimonas caeni, a single window of DNA contains:
- the ctaD gene encoding cytochrome c oxidase subunit I: MTDTHKNYLTHQTSIWSWLTTTDHKRIAILYLVTLLFFFLVGGAAATLIRLELATPAGDVVQADTYNRLFTIHGTVMVWFFLIPSIPTTLGNFLVPLMIGADDLAFPRLNLASWYVFVFGGLFTLAAIILGGVDTGWTFYTPYSSTYANSAVITVMVGVAIVGFSSIMTAINFIVTIHTMRAPGMGWFRMPLFLWANYATSIIMVLATPVLTITLALVGLERIFGIGIFDPTLGGDPLLFQHLFWFYSHPAVYIMILPGMGVISELITAYSRKPIFGYKAIAFASIAIAILGFLVWGHHMFVAGQSVYASMMFSILSYMVAIPSAIKVFNWTATLYKGQISLKTPMLYALGFIGLFTFGGLTGLFVAALAVDVHVHDTYFVVAHFHYIMVGGMVTAFMGGLHYWWPKITGRMYPEFLGQISAINIFLGFNLTFFPQFILGYLGMPRRYHEYPAEFQELNVASTLGASILAVGYILPIAYLIWSLRYGKKAPKNPWKATGLEWEAADSPPIAENFDEKPKVTKKPYHYDPTEDVEEAYV; the protein is encoded by the coding sequence ATGACTGACACCCACAAAAACTACCTCACCCACCAAACATCCATCTGGTCGTGGCTGACCACCACCGACCACAAGCGCATCGCCATCTTGTACTTGGTGACGCTGCTCTTCTTCTTTCTCGTGGGCGGCGCGGCGGCCACCCTGATCCGCCTCGAGCTTGCCACGCCCGCAGGCGACGTGGTCCAGGCGGACACCTACAACCGGCTGTTCACCATCCACGGCACGGTGATGGTGTGGTTCTTTCTGATCCCGTCGATCCCGACGACGCTGGGCAACTTCTTGGTCCCGCTGATGATCGGCGCCGACGACCTGGCCTTCCCGCGGCTCAACCTGGCGAGTTGGTACGTCTTCGTGTTCGGCGGGCTCTTTACCCTGGCGGCGATCATCCTGGGCGGCGTCGACACCGGCTGGACCTTTTACACGCCCTACAGCTCGACCTACGCCAACTCGGCGGTGATCACGGTGATGGTCGGCGTGGCCATCGTGGGGTTCTCGTCGATCATGACCGCCATCAACTTCATCGTGACCATCCACACGATGCGCGCGCCGGGGATGGGCTGGTTTCGCATGCCGCTCTTTTTGTGGGCGAACTACGCCACCTCCATCATCATGGTGCTGGCCACGCCCGTGCTCACCATCACGCTGGCGCTGGTGGGCCTGGAGCGCATCTTCGGCATCGGCATCTTCGACCCCACGCTGGGCGGCGACCCGCTCTTGTTCCAGCACCTGTTCTGGTTCTACTCCCACCCGGCGGTCTACATCATGATCTTGCCGGGCATGGGCGTGATCAGCGAACTCATCACGGCGTACTCGCGAAAGCCGATTTTCGGCTACAAGGCCATCGCGTTCGCCAGCATCGCCATCGCGATCCTGGGCTTTTTGGTGTGGGGCCACCACATGTTCGTGGCCGGCCAGTCGGTGTACGCGAGCATGATGTTCTCGATCCTGAGCTATATGGTCGCCATCCCGTCGGCCATCAAGGTCTTCAACTGGACCGCCACGCTCTACAAGGGCCAGATCAGCCTCAAGACCCCAATGCTCTACGCGCTCGGCTTTATCGGGCTCTTTACGTTCGGCGGGCTCACCGGGCTCTTCGTCGCGGCGCTGGCGGTCGACGTGCACGTGCACGACACCTACTTCGTGGTCGCCCACTTCCACTACATCATGGTCGGCGGCATGGTCACCGCGTTCATGGGCGGGCTGCACTACTGGTGGCCCAAGATCACCGGGCGGATGTACCCCGAGTTTTTGGGCCAGATTTCGGCGATCAACATCTTTTTGGGCTTCAACCTGACCTTCTTCCCGCAGTTCATCCTCGGCTACCTGGGCATGCCGCGGCGCTACCACGAGTATCCGGCGGAGTTTCAGGAGCTCAACGTCGCCTCGACGCTGGGGGCCTCGATCTTGGCGGTCGGCTATATTCTGCCCATCGCGTACCTGATCTGGTCGCTACGCTACGGCAAAAAGGCCCCCAAGAACCCGTGGAAGGCCACGGGCTTGGAGTGGGAGGCGGCAGACTCGCCGCCCATCGCCGAGAACTTCGACGAGAAGCCGAAGGTGACCAAGAAGCCGTACCACTACGACCCGACCGAGGACGTAGAGGAGGCCTATGTCTGA
- a CDS encoding cytochrome C oxidase subunit IV family protein produces the protein MSETDTTQQPEGSYTELTVVYAALLVLLGLTIVLSFVGLGSTLALVVALGLAAAKTGLIMWYFMHLKYRVSLVWLFAVAGMVWLLVLFGLTLSDYVTRWWVLFEG, from the coding sequence ATGAGCGAGACCGACACAACGCAACAGCCCGAGGGGAGCTACACCGAACTCACCGTCGTCTACGCAGCGCTTCTCGTCCTGCTGGGGCTGACGATCGTGCTCTCGTTCGTCGGGCTCGGCTCGACGCTCGCCCTGGTCGTCGCACTGGGGCTCGCGGCCGCCAAGACGGGGCTGATCATGTGGTACTTCATGCACCTAAAGTACCGGGTGAGCCTGGTGTGGCTCTTCGCGGTGGCGGGGATGGTGTGGCTGCTGGTGCTCTTCGGGCTCACGTTGAGTGATTATGTGACGCGGTGGTGGGTGTTGTTCGAGGGCTGA
- a CDS encoding cytochrome c oxidase subunit 3 family protein, with product MSESTRDTPAHQFESLDQQHHAATLGMWIFLSSEIMLFGGMFVGYTVYRILYGETFQKVGAELNLLLGSVNTVILITSSFTIAVAVHAAKDARQKLTRLMLAATASLGSVFLLIKGYEWYEELHKNLVPFEGMPFAFSGADVGAAKIFMSFYFAMTGFHFLHLLIGVGLVSWMLLLSFRGKISKKKPNNLEMTGLYWHLVDVIWVFIYPLFYLVGP from the coding sequence ATGTCTGAGTCGACCCGAGACACGCCGGCCCACCAATTCGAGAGCCTCGACCAGCAGCACCACGCGGCCACGCTGGGCATGTGGATCTTCTTGTCGAGCGAGATCATGCTCTTCGGCGGGATGTTCGTGGGCTACACCGTCTACCGAATCCTCTACGGCGAGACCTTCCAGAAGGTCGGCGCGGAGCTGAACCTGCTGCTCGGCAGCGTCAACACCGTCATCCTGATCACCAGCAGCTTCACGATCGCCGTGGCCGTCCACGCCGCCAAAGACGCGCGCCAGAAGCTCACGCGCCTGATGCTCGCCGCGACCGCCTCGCTCGGCTCGGTCTTCCTGCTCATCAAGGGCTACGAGTGGTACGAGGAGCTCCACAAAAACCTCGTCCCCTTCGAGGGGATGCCCTTCGCCTTCTCGGGCGCCGACGTCGGGGCGGCCAAGATCTTCATGAGCTTTTACTTCGCCATGACCGGCTTTCACTTTTTGCACCTGCTCATCGGCGTGGGCCTGGTCAGCTGGATGCTCCTGCTGAGCTTTCGCGGCAAGATCTCGAAGAAAAAGCCCAACAATCTCGAGATGACCGGGCTCTACTGGCACCTGGTCGACGTCATCTGGGTCTTCATCTACCCGCTCTTCTACCTGGTGGGACCATGA